One segment of Acropora muricata isolate sample 2 chromosome 8, ASM3666990v1, whole genome shotgun sequence DNA contains the following:
- the LOC136925393 gene encoding hemoglobin subunit alpha-D-like: MGCTTSYVPNTTNHSPESTKETIIPLTTEQKMTVRETWRIIEPNKKDMGVKVYVRFLTEYPDYKLRFTEFKNIASLDQISTRSVHVKRMLAALENSVSSLDDGETFSEYALELGRRHAALNVKPTTSQFKDLKKVVLCTLKEFLPNNWSFQAEESWGLILDLLGSVMLRGINSKS, translated from the exons ATGGGTTGTACGACCTCCTACGTACCAAACACAACAAACCATTCGCCCGAATCTACAAAGGAAACAATAATCCCTTTAACAACAGAGCAAAAAATGACAGTGCGAGAGACATGGAGAATCATAGAGCCCAATAAGAAAGACATGGGGGTAAAAGTTTATGTAAG ATTTCTGACAGAGTATCCCGATTACAAACTTCGCTTTACTGAATTCAAAAACATTGCATCACTGGATCAGATAAGCACCAGGAGTGTTCACGTCAAACGAATGTTGGCAGCCCTTGAAAACTCTGTGAGCTCATTGGACGATGGGGAGACCTTTTCAGAATATGCATTGGAACTTGGAAGACGACATGCAGCTCTGAATGTTAAACCAACTACATCTCAG TTCAAGGACTTAAAGAAGGTAGTTTTATGCACCCTAAAAGAATTTCTCCCTAACAACTGGAGTTTCCAAGCAGAAGAGAGTTGGGGACTAATTCTTGACCTCCTGGGCTCTGTCATGCTCAGAGGAATCAACTCAAAAAGTTAA
- the LOC136925388 gene encoding uncharacterized protein has translation MSKRTTQNGVARPPLCNQEPCYIESSHSRGQETKNDNISASSKRSSVGEVPTSRRKAWEAEVFKSREVLLKLLQPPTSRILSAGLALPPHHVKPGIANYPPDVCELHCPQCLGYRPISVLNRPTNRDLDFRALNDSCDTVHLNGEQRLICKKEPRLQTVVSPCFEEGHSRTAKSAVFFPQQLCYRSGRSSSPQFCLEAFSFRSTPCQQVVSEVQQNSGGRNCFRKDSLPNEGEFSRPCKAETQSAGTKEVNVSKESTWGHPSHPALVNPTGRCNLGYRSSICQGSKSDQDIVRKNRSVPIETSGEVDHRQQMQPHHDAVSQLNERSPVSSSSLKETCRPFLQSHDREEPCSADESLQGKPREESNANSYRVAKGNDVPPRWPNDGAKRVEKSTEEFTPVIVHCYSLSDHGLSSDQKLKDGRNQTIGKEVTPWASKKHASRDVERTSPNGDDFRDENVRVSSSAHLKGPEAHACSHHCDTQPENSPKVTDDEVEDPEHVENRSTSIIQPPHALAKVIASVNQRSLLLTPQVHLNGWETYLTQDRKSYLTSRRPLEYASQPEKDECIQSSFGQRGLRDWTNKHKCHGTGSLEEMFDVNEGRRILVEKLYRDIPLSVQEKERGFQRNTQTAERRGGYHDDHMRKPKVQPPQLAGSACVDGPLRIQVFQQDTAVGSKKRKSRQPRPQRTKSDDAAHFQGETDDDMPGVPFGKEHSENAFEQRDQLQLRSPFSDGCHEGEEDEEEPERVTAMDTHEDDQDSSHCNDKNSCDHRTVESTSSSASRIFRREIPFETLSPRCNTSRRRRIIEQSTSLFPEDKRHEVPWSAAISRNQRHQNDISRECETMSSWKSDTTTKIAAKSWSKVLNDSDNKSPQLDRGQHLWRIPVRMPGRGNHNFEILEERRTSLANGRENLTADVRMQYSHQSQHDMTVESGKRFAKEARRKSYDSGRHDRVIEKGGHSTKNPCQPSELLAFNPRLESNSGGVPTVSAHEDELMLSGKSGQPLQTDLGDFQSQSNQNRRIEEQTRSFPGTQTNLLLHSRGVYAADVVPSVKERRFVCRFCCKKFAHFSTLQNHVRTHTGDKPFQCKYCSRRFAQSGVLKAHLRTHTGDKPFVCVYCRKTFAQSTTLTNHLRTHTGQKPYVCNFCGKSFSQPSTLRKHELSHTKERPYPCKFCGKAFAQQSTLTNHLRSHTGQRPYKCQFCEKSFAQLSTLDRHLRLHSTVSLKPHRCQYCAKSFSYFSNLASHMQVHQKEQHATED, from the exons ATGAGCAAAAGAACAACTCAAAATGGAGTTGCGAGACCTCCACTCTGCAACCAAGAACCTTGCTACATAGAGTCAAGTCATTCTAGAGGCCAAGAGACAAAAAATGACAACATCTCCGCCTCGTCAAAGAGGTCTTCCGTTGGTGAAGTGCCTACATCTAGGCGAAAGGCATGGGAGGCGGAAGTATTTAAAAGTCGAGAAGTTCTTTTGAAACTACTACAGCCTCCAACATCGCGAATACTCAGTGCTGGTCTCGCTTTACCTCCCCATCACGTTAAGCCAGGAATCGCAAATTACCCACCAGACGTATGCGAGTTACACTGCCCCCAGTGCTTAGGATATCGACCCATTTCCGTTTTAAACAGACCAACAAATAGAGACCTGGATTTCAGAGCACTGAATGACAGCTGCGACACCGTCCATTTAAATGGAGAACAGCGACTAATTTGCAAAAAAGAACCAAGACTACAAACTGTGGTTTCACCATGCTTTGAAGAGGGCCATTCAAGAACAGCAAAGTCGGCTGTGTTTTTCCCTCAACAACTGTGCTATCGATCTGGTAGGTCAAGTTCTCCTCAATTTTGTCTTGAAGCATTCAGTTTTCGATCGACTCCTTGTCAACAAGTTGTTTCAGAAGTTCAACAAAATTCTGGAGGAAGAAATTGTTTTCGAAAAGACTCACTTCCAAATGAGGGCGAATTTTCACGACCTTGCAAGGCGGAAACGCAGTCAGCAGGCACCAAAGAAGTTAATGTGAGCAAGGAATCAACATGGGGACATCCCAGTCATCCTGCATTGGTGAATCCAACTGGACGGTGTAATCTTGGGTACCGCTCAAGTATTTGTCAGGGATCAAAGTCAGACCAAGATATTGTCCGTAAAAATCGAAGCGTGCCCATTGAAACCAGTGGAGAAGTAGACCACCGTCAACAAATGCAACCTCATCATGATGCGGTCAGCCAATTGAACGAGAGATCTCCAGTTTCGTCGTCATCATTGAAAGAGACATGTCGTCCCTTCCTACAGAGTCATGATCGTGAAGAACCCTGTTCAGCCGACGAATCACTGCAAGGTAAACCACGAGAG GAAAGTAACGCGAATTCCTACAGAGTTGCTAAGGGAAACGACGTGCCTCCTC GTTGGCCAAATGATGGAGCAAAGAGAGTTGAGAAGTCAACGGAAGAGTTTACTCCGGTAATTGTACATTGCTATAGTTTATCTGACCACGGTTTGAGTAGTGATCAAAAACTGAAAGATGGACGAAACCAAACGATCGGTAAGGAAGTTACTCCATGGGCTTCAAAAAAACATGCCAGCCGTGACGTTGAGCGAACCTCACCGAATGGTGATGATTTCAGGGATGAAAACGTCCGGGTAAGTTCATCTGCTCATCTTAAAGGTCCTGAAGCACATGCATGCAGTCACCATTGTGATACACAGCCAGAAAATTCCCCGAAAGTCACAGATGATGAAGTCGAAGATCCTGAACATGTAGAAAATCGAAGCACGTCGATAATACAGCCACCACACGCCCTCGCGAAGGTCATTGCTTCAGTCAATCAGCGCAGTCTCCTTCTCACGCCTCAAGTACATTTGAATGGATGGGAAACTTATCTCACTCAAGATCGCAAGAGTTATCTTACCTCCAGACGTCCTTTGGAGTATGCTTCACAACCAGAGAAGGATGAATGCATTCAATCGTCCTTTGGGCAAAGGGGTTTGCGTGACTGGACCAACAAACACAAATGCCATGGCACAGGATCTCTCGAGGAAATGTTCGATGTTAATGAGGGGAGAAGAATTTTGGTCGAAAAATTGTACCGAGATATTCCACTTTCCGTACAGGAAAAGGAACGTGGATTTCAGAGGAACACTCAAACCGCTGAAAGGAGGGGAGGGTATCACGACGATCACATGCGAAAGCCAAAAGTCCAGCCACCACAGCTTGCAGGTTCTGCTTGCGTCGATGGGCCTTTACGCATTCAAGTTTTTCAGCAGGACACAGCTGTTGGAAgtaaaaaacgaaaaagccGACAACCTCGTCCCCAAAGAACAAAATCTGACGACGCTGCTCATTTCCAAGGTGAGACTGATGATGACATGCCGGGAGTTCCGTTTGGAAAAGAACACTCGGAAAATGCTTTTGAGCAAAGAGATCAGCTTCAACTAAGGAGTCCATTCAGTGACGGCTGCCATGAAGgagaagaagatgaagaagaaccTGAGAGGGTGACAGCGATGGATACCCATGAAGATGACCAGGACTCCAGTCATTGCAACGACAAAAACAGCTGTGATCATCGAACAGTCGAGAGTACGTCATCATCTGCTTCACGCATTTTCAGAAGGGAGATCCCATTTGAAACTTTGTCACCGAGGTGCAACACATCCCGAAGAAGAAGAATCATTGAACAGTCTACTTCATTGTTCCCAGAAGACAAGCGTCACGAGGTTCCATGGTCTGCAGCCATAAGCAGAAACCAACGACATCAAAACGATATTTCTCGCGAATGTGAAACGATGTCGAGTTGGAAATCGGACACGACAACGAAGATAGCAGCAAAATCGTGGAGTAAGGTACTGAATGACTCCGACAACAAAAGTCCACAACTGGATAGGGGACAACACCTCTGGCGTATCCCTGTACGAATGCCAGGTCGAGGCaaccataattttgaaattctagAGGAACGACGGACTAGCTTAGCCAATGGTCGAGAAAACCTTACGGCTGATGTGCGTATGCAGTATTCTCATCAGTCTCAACATGATATGACCGTTGAAAGTGGTAAAAGGTTTGCCAAGGAAGCCAGACGTAAGTCTTACGATTCAGGCCGCCATGATAGAGTGATAGAAAAAGGTGGACACTCCACTAAAAATCCATGCCAGCCTTCAGAACTGTTAGCATTTAACCCTAGACTCGAGTCCAATTCAGGTGGTGTGCCTACGGTCAGCGCCCATGAAGACGAGTTAATGTTGTCTGGAAAAAGCGGCCAGCCACTCCAAACTGATCTTGGGGATTTCCAATCACAGAGTAACCAAAACCGGCGGATTGAAGAGCAGACTCGGTCTTTCCCTGGGACTCAAACAAATTTATTGCTGCACTCGCGAGGGGTGTATGCTGCAGATGTTGTACCATCAGTGAAGGAAAGAAGATTCGTTTGTCGGTTCTGTTGCAAGAAATTTGCACATTTTTCCACGCTTCAAAATCACGTCAGGACGCACACAGGTGACAAGCCGTTCCAGTGCAAGTATTGCAGCCGACGATTTGCCCAGTCAGGAGTTCTGAAGGCCCATCTTCGCACGCACACGGGCGATAAGCCATTCGTTTGCGTCTACTGTCGTAAAACGTTTGCACAGAGCACGACCCTAACAAACCACCTTCGAACCCACACTGGACAAAAGCCCTACGTCTGCAACTTCTGTGGCAAATCGTTTTCACAGCCGTCGACTCTGAGAAAGCACGAACTGTCCCATACTAAAGAACGTCCGTATCCCTGCAAGTTCTGCGGAAAAGCGTTTGCACAACAGTCCACACTGACCAATCATTTGCGTTCTCATACTGGCCAAAGGCCTTACAAGTGCCAATTCTGCGAAAAGAGCTTCGCCCAGTTGAGTACTTTGGACCGACATCTACGCCTTCACTCCACTGTAAGCCTCAAGCCTCACCGGTGTCAGTATTGTGCTAAGAGTTTCAGCTACTTCTCAAATCTGGCATCACATATGCAGGTACATCAGAAGGAACAGCACGCGACTGAGGATTAG